The Pristis pectinata isolate sPriPec2 chromosome 43, sPriPec2.1.pri, whole genome shotgun sequence genome segment ttgaTCTCCAGCCCCCCACCTCTCACtctaaatgcacgtcctctggtgtttggcatttctagtttggggaacagactctgactgtctaccctatcaatgcctcgcatcattttgaaaacctctatcagggctcccctcagcctctgacactctggggagaacaacccaagtttgtccaacctctctttgtagctcATGCCccctaatgcaggcagcatcctggtgaacctctcctgcactctctccacagtctccacacccttcctgtaacggggcgaccagatcagcacacaatactgcaaatgagGTCTGACtcaggttttatacagctgcagtgtgACTTCCTCACTCTTTTACTTAACACCcctaccgatgaaggcaagtgtgcggtacgccttctttagcaccttatccacttgtgtagccacctCCAGCGAACGATGGacctggaccacaagatccctctgtagctcAGTGCTATgaaggggtctaccattaacacctctcacttgctcagattaaatgccatctgccactcctctgcccagatctgtaactgacctatatcccactggattctttgacagtcctttccactgtccacaactctgccaatcttggcgtcatccacaaacttgctaatccacccattgaCATTTTCATCGAtatcattgatgtatatcacaaacaccagaggtcccagcaccgatccctgcggaacaccactggtcacaaacaaGGGTGCATCAAtgcccccttgtttgtgactccttcccccccccaccccagtgaaaacagtctcttcctctatcccactccctccctcacaccagaACACGTTCCCTCGTCCCCTTCATcatcctcaccctccctcccccatcccaagtTCTCCCTACTACCCCAGAAGCTGTCACCATACCCCACTAATTCCCGGTTTGTGGAATCTCGGCTCAGAATCCTCGTGTCTGTGAAACCTCCCAGGACACCCCCTCCAAGGATGGTTCCTCTGAGGGAAGGGGCAGGGACCCAGCATTGACAGTGTGGCCAGGCATCTCTCTTCTTCATTATAGGCTCTGGAAAGTTTCTGGCTTCAGATCTTAGACTAACGTGCCTGTCCACTGTGTCACCCCATCCCAAAGCAGTGCATCAACCGgtacctcccctctccctccctccatcccttctctctctgcctctcactcacacactcccacCCACAGTCACCTCCTATCACACTCCCTCTCCTTGACAGTACAtcctgcacccctcactgtaacaagCACACACCCCGTGCTCCTGTGACACCAAAACACCCCGTGtccctcactgtgacaccgacGCACCCCACGCCCCTCATTGTTACACTGATACACCCCTCagtgtaacaccgacacaccccgccCGCCTCagtgtaacaccgacacacccctcaccgtgacaccgacacaccccacgcccctcaccgtgacaccgacacaccctgCGCCCCTCACCATGACACCGACGCACCCCGCaccctcactgtgacaccgacGCACCCCGCgccctcactgtaacacttatAAAATCCACAACTCTGCCCATAATAAAGCTCGTGACCCTCTGCCTATGAAGTGAAATCTGAATGCAGGTAGAgcaaattgttgacttcagaacaATCTTCTTCAAATCTTTACTCTTATTCAATCAGtatgaaatacaaaacattttcACTGGGCAAGTTTGTTAATTGACCCATAAAGTTGAAACATCGATTGTCTCATTGAGGTATTGAAACAGCAGTCAGTGTACATACCCCcccaagagagggggagagagagagagggggactgagagacaccggtcagtgtacagatctcccctgaGAGagggggactgagagacaccggtcagtgtacagatctcccctgaGAGagggggactgagagacaccggtcagtgtacagatctcccctgaGAGagggggactgagagacaccggtcagtgtacagatctcccctgaGAGAGGGGGACTGAGgcacaccggtcagtgtacagatctccccgagagagagggactgagagacaccggtcagtgtgcaGATCTCCcccgagagagagggactgagacaccggtcagtgtacataTCTCCCCCTGACAGagggggactgagagacaccggtcagtgtgcaGATCTCCCCTGAGAGagggggactgagagacaccggtcagtgtacagatctcccctgaGAGagggggactgagagacaccggtcagtgtacagatctcccctgaGAGagggggactgagagacaccggtcagtgtacagatctcccctgaGAGagggggactgagagacaccggtcagtgtacagatctcccctgaGAGagggggactgagagacaccggtcagtgtacagatctcccctgagagagagggactgagacaccggtcagtgtacagatctcccctgaGAGagggggactgagagacaccggtcagtgtacagatctcccctgaGAGagggggactgagagacaccggtcagtgtacagatctcccctgaGAGagggggactgagagacaccggtcagtgtacagatctcccctgaGAGagggggactgagagacaccggtcagtgtacagatctccccctgataGAAAGTGTCAGTGGTgtgctgtggggggtggggggagaaggggagatctGGCTGGGGTCAGTGGTGcgctgtgggagggtggggggagaaggggagatctGGCTGGGGTCAGTGGTgcgctgtggggggtggggggagaaggggagatctGGCTGGGGTCGGTGGTgcagtgggggtgggaggtggggggagggggagggtggggagaccTGTGGCGGAGGGGGTGCTGCTCTAGATCTCTTTCCTCAGGGCCAGGCGCACACTGAGGAGCAGCCCCCCTGCGGCATGGGACAGCGGGTCACAGATCCCCCggaggcagatggggagggtgcTGGCGAGGCAGTGCAGCTCCATCAGGAAGCAGCGGAGACACGGCACACCCGCCCACACCTGCCAGAAGGAGGCACAGGCGTAGAGGAAGCCCCAGAGGATAGCCAGCGGGACCCCGAACAGGGCCGTCAGCAGCCGGTAGCACCAGTACTCGGAGACGGTGAAGGTGGTGTGGGTGAGGCGCCACACCTGCGACAGGCTGTAGTATCCCTCAGGCtctgccaccacctcctcaaacTCCACCTGTCAGGGAGAGAGAGCGTATGGTCAGCcgtgtcccctcccctccccctggggcaccaagcctcccctccatcccgATAGGAGCCTACAGCAAGACACACATGGGTGTACAAGGTCTGACactaggacacacacacacacacacggtgtaCAGGGTCCAAcattgagacacacacacagggtgtacAGGGTCCAACATTGAGAGAGACACAGACGCGCGTGCGGGGTGTACAGGGTCCAACACTGAGACACGTACACGGGGTGTACTGGGTCCAACATTGAGACACATACACACGCAGGGTGTACAGGGTCCCACACTgggatatacacacacacacgcacgcgggGTGTACAGGGTCCCACACtgggatacacacacacacacgcacgcgggGTGTACAGGGTCCCACACTgggatatacacacacacacgcacgtggGGTGTACAGGGTCCCACACtgggatacacacacacacacgcacgcgggGTGTACAGGGTCCCACACTgggatatacacacacacacgcacgcgggGTGTACAGGGTCCCACACtgggatacacacacacacacacgcacgcgggGTGTACAGGGTCCCACACTgggatatacacacacacacgcacgcgggGTGTACAGGGTCCCACACtgggatacacacacacacacgcacgcgggGTGTACAGGGTCCCACACTgggatatacacacacacacgcacgcgggGTGTACAGGGTCCCACACtgggatacacacacacacacgcacgcgggGTGTACAGGGTCCCACACTgggatatacacacacacacgcacgcgggGTGTACAGGGTCCCACACtgggatacacacacacacacacgcacgcgggGTGTACAGGGTCCCACACtgggatacacacacacacatacacacactcactgcACAGGAGCCGACATTGAGACACATTATAAGGAAAGCCCTAGGCCAAGCACTGCCAGATGGAAGTGTGCTGCTCCCTCTCATGCAGTGTGTCCTTTACAAGATGCTCCTCTGCCTTTGCTGTGTTAAGGGGCGTGCTTTAACTGTGATTTACTGTTGCTGCCTCTCTAGAGGTTGTCAACAAGTTGGCATGACGTTATGTTGAGAGGGTTCACATATGTGGCCTTCAAtcactctccccacctcctcctccccacgcCTCTTTTACACTTTCAAGGCAGATCACGTGTAGCCCTTTTATTTGGAGGGATCGGTAACTCCCAACTGATCTCTTATCATAAAATGCAGAATTGTCCAGAGAGGTTGGAacagtcccggggtcagacacagagtgaagctccctctacaccgtcccatcacacactcccggggtcagacacagggtgaagctccctccgcaccgtcccatctcacactcccggggtcagacacagggtgaagctccctccgcaccgtcccgtcgcacattcccggggtcagacacagggtgaagctccctccgcaccgtcccgtcacccactcctggggtcagacacagggtgaagctccctccgcactgtcccgtcacacactcccggggtcagacacagggtgaagc includes the following:
- the LOC127566640 gene encoding caveolin-3-like yields the protein MAEEVQRKEGLHSDTHTKEIDLVKRDPKHLNDEIVKVEFEEVVAEPEGYYSLSQVWRLTHTTFTVSEYWCYRLLTALFGVPLAILWGFLYACASFWQVWAGVPCLRCFLMELHCLASTLPICLRGICDPLSHAAGGLLLSVRLALRKEI